TCAGGATTTATTTCCTGAATTTTCGCTTCGTTTTCACTGTCATTAATCGAAAATAAACGCCCTTGAATCCATTCGATTCCTGAACTTTCTATTGCCTGGGAGCCTAATTCCCCGATAATGAGCGGACTTAAATTCAGCGGTTTGTTCTCATTGTCCAGGTTGATTCTTTCTTCCTCTTTTTCAAAGTCATCACTTAAATAATCTTCACTGGCTTCGCCATTTTTTAAAAGCTGTATTTGTTGGTGAGTGTAACTTTTAGAGGACTTTAAAACATGAAAAGAATGACTTGGGTTAGAAAGCGGGAGATTAATATCTAACGCTACTCCATTTTTAATGTAGATATAATAGTCTTCTGATCTATTGAAGAAATCACTGCTTGGGTGAGAGGAAATAGTAGGTTTTCCATCAAGGTTTTTATTGGAAATACTTATCAATCCATAATCAGAGCCAACAGGTAAGATCCAATCTTGTTGTTTATTTGCCAAGTCTAGTGTCGTCTCTGTTTTCAAGGGCAAAAGTTCTGATAATTCTGAACCACTTTGATCTGCTTTGACGATATAATTGCCTAAAGGAAGCTCTAGAGAATAGGTTTTTTCGAAGTTGTTTGGGTTGATAGAAAGTTGGAATGTTTCTCCATTTTGATGTTCAAAAGAAAGGTCAAATTTCTCTACATAGGAATGTTTCCAAATTTTATCAGCATTAATCCTTCCATTGTTTGCGCTTAAGTTTTTACTAAGCTCAACACCCAAAATAGTAAGTTTTCCAAAACCTTCACGAGGCTCCTCATTTTCATTGCAGGCAAAATTTATTGCCAAAATTAGAAGTAAATACTTGTGAAAAGGCTTCATGAAAAATCAAGAGATTTGGAAATAGCTTTCATCCTAAACTAATCAATCCAAAGTAAACTACTGTCCCCATAGCTCAAAAATCGATAGTTATTGTTTAGAGCTTCCTCATATACTTTCTTCCAATCATCTCCTAGGATAGTTGCGATCAGTAAAATTAAGGTTGAACCGGGCTGATGAAAATTAGTAATAAGTCCCTTGACTACTTTATATTGATAACCAGGAAAAATGAATATTTCCGTTGAACCTACCAAGGTGTCCAGATTGTGTTTTTCCATATGTTCTAGAATTGATTGAAATGCCTCAACAGAAGAGGGGAGGTTTTCAATGTTTTCATATGGATATAGCTTTGGGATAAAAAACTCTAGCGTTTCCTTTCTAATAAGCCTTACCCCAAACCAATACAAGCTTTCTAAAGTTCTGACAGATGTGGTACCAACGGCTATGATTTGCCCTGCATGTTTGATGAAGTTCTTTATCGCACCTATTGGAATATGAACTTGCTCGCTGTGCATAGGGTGCTCAGTGATTTTTTCTGCCTTAATAGGTTGAAAAGTTCCAGCGCTGACATGAAGTGTAACTTGTTCCGTTTGAACCCCTTTTTCTTTAAGTTTTGAAAGGATTTCATTTGTGAAATGCAATCCAGCTGTAGGAGCTGCTACCGCACCTTCTTTTTCTGAATAAACGGTTTGATACCTGTTTTTATCATCTTCTACAGGCTTTCTATTCAAATAAGGAGGGAGTGGTACTTCTCCACTTCCTTCAACTACATCCACAAAAGAAATTTCTGGATCGTCCCAGGAAAAGGTGACCCGTCTTTGATTCTTGTCTACCAGTTGGGCGGATAACTTGATGTTTTTATCACCTAGGGTTACCAAACCATGAAGCGTTTCTCCTTCTTTCCATTTTTTAGCATTCCCTATCATTGTTTCCCAAGTTACTGGGTGCTTGGCAAGCATGATTTCTGGAATAACCGTAGTTGGTGCTACTGGCTGAAGTAAAAAAATTTCTATTCGGGCACCGGTGACTCTTTGAAAGATTAATCTAGCAGGAATTACCTTGGTGTCATTGTACACCAAAAGGCTTTCTGAGGGGATTAATTCGGGGATATTGTAAAACTGTAAATGCTGGATTGATTTATTTTTGTAAAGCAAAAGCTTTGAAGAGTCTCGCTTTTCAAGCGGGAACTTGGCGATTCTATCTTCTGGTAATGTATATTCGTATGCTTTTAAATCAATTTCAGGGATTTTCATAGCCATTTTGCTGATTTGACTGCAAATATAGGTTTTGTCCAAGGATTTCCTGTTTTGTCATCCTGCTTCTATAATAATTCATGAAAATTCAATTTGACTATATCAAAAGAAATTTAATCTTCCGATTTGATGCTGGAACCTCTAGAGGAGTATTGAAATCAAAAGAGGTTTTCTGGATAAAAGCATTTCAAAAAGATAAGCCAGAATTTATTGGGTGGGGGGAAGCCGCTCCCTTGGTGAAACTGAGTCCTGACGATAGACCAGATTTTGAAGAAATTCTATGTGCCTATTTGGCTAAACTAAGCAAACTTGATTGGGGAAGAGATGAGTTGTCCATTTTAAAGGCTATTTCTGAAGAGGTTCCTTTTAACCTACCAAGTATCAGATTTGCTTTCGAAACAGCAGTTTTAGATTTATTAAACGGTGGGATTAAGCGAATATTGAAAAATGATTTTTTTGATCATTTAAAACCCTTGCCGATCAATGGACTTATCTGGATGGGGGATGAGGGATTTATGAAGGATCAAATAGATCAAAAGTTGGAGGAGGGTTTTGCTTGTATAAAAATGAAGATCGGAGCGATCGATTTTGGGCAAGAGCTGGAGCTTCTTCAATACATCAGATCTAATTATGGGCCGGAAGAGGTGACTTTGCGTGTGGACGCGAATGGAGCTTTTGCCCCAGATGAAGC
Above is a window of Algoriphagus machipongonensis DNA encoding:
- a CDS encoding S-adenosylmethionine:tRNA ribosyltransferase-isomerase, which encodes MAMKIPEIDLKAYEYTLPEDRIAKFPLEKRDSSKLLLYKNKSIQHLQFYNIPELIPSESLLVYNDTKVIPARLIFQRVTGARIEIFLLQPVAPTTVIPEIMLAKHPVTWETMIGNAKKWKEGETLHGLVTLGDKNIKLSAQLVDKNQRRVTFSWDDPEISFVDVVEGSGEVPLPPYLNRKPVEDDKNRYQTVYSEKEGAVAAPTAGLHFTNEILSKLKEKGVQTEQVTLHVSAGTFQPIKAEKITEHPMHSEQVHIPIGAIKNFIKHAGQIIAVGTTSVRTLESLYWFGVRLIRKETLEFFIPKLYPYENIENLPSSVEAFQSILEHMEKHNLDTLVGSTEIFIFPGYQYKVVKGLITNFHQPGSTLILLIATILGDDWKKVYEEALNNNYRFLSYGDSSLLWID
- a CDS encoding o-succinylbenzoate synthase, giving the protein MKIQFDYIKRNLIFRFDAGTSRGVLKSKEVFWIKAFQKDKPEFIGWGEAAPLVKLSPDDRPDFEEILCAYLAKLSKLDWGRDELSILKAISEEVPFNLPSIRFAFETAVLDLLNGGIKRILKNDFFDHLKPLPINGLIWMGDEGFMKDQIDQKLEEGFACIKMKIGAIDFGQELELLQYIRSNYGPEEVTLRVDANGAFAPDEALGKLQRLSSLSLHSIEQPIVAGQVDAMAELCLQTPLPIALDEELIGVKEKGLLLDQIKPQFIILKPSLLGGIKEAREWIQEAEEREIGWWMTSALESNVGLNAITQLTSQYKPDLPQGLGTGKLFENNLASPLMVSSGQINYNPKIFWEQPS